Proteins from a genomic interval of Onychostoma macrolepis isolate SWU-2019 chromosome 17, ASM1243209v1, whole genome shotgun sequence:
- the sptb gene encoding spectrin beta chain, erythrocytic isoform X1 yields the protein MATMTSTTDFDNAEITQQYSRINTRFELSDEELDNDNSSARLFERSRIKALADEREAVQKKTFTKWVNSILARVSSRISDLYLDLRDGRMLIKLLEVLSGERLPKPTKGRMRIHCLENVDKALQFLKEQRVHLENMGSHDIVDGNHRLILGLIWTIILRFQIQDIIVETGQADQTGRQETRSAKDALLLWCQMKTAGYPNVNITNFTTSWKDGMAFNALIHKHRPDLVDYGNLQRSNPAHNLQQAFNVAEKKLGVTKLLDPEDVFTENPDEKSIITYVVAFYHYFSKMKALAVEGKRVGKVLDQAIETEKMIEKYETLSSDLLAWIEQTINVLNNRKLANSLTGVQQQLQAFNSYRTVEKPPKFQEKGNLEVLLFTIQSRMRANNQRVYTPKEGALVSDINKAWERLEKAEHDRERVLRDELIRQEKLEQMARRFDRKAAMRETWLQENQRLVTQDNFGYDLPAVEAAKKKHDAIETDIAAYEERVQALVALSKELEAERYHDAKRIDARKDNILRLWDYLQELLKARRGRLDKNLTLQRIFQEMLHIISWMDEMKSRLLSPDFGKHLLEVEDLLQKHSLLEADIAVQAERVRSANAAALKFANGDSYKPCDPQVIRDRVQHLDLCYQELCALAAQRKGRLEQSRRLWNFLWEIAELESWIREKEHIFSSLDYGKDLTSVLILQSKHSVFEDELAARQDNLKQVMDEGESMIQAKHLGSPKVQQRMDDVQNQWQQLEELAAFRKQNLQDTQRFFQFQGDADDLKAWLVDAMRQMSSDDVGHDEYTTQRLLKKHRDLRDEAAKNGATIDTLSKQANALPEELRNTPDIQGRLNDIRDMYIELLTLSDLRQKKLDDTMALYTIFSETDACELWMGQKETWLVGLETPDNLEDLEVVQNRLSILAQEMGNMQARVDNVNKAAKQLEDSRHPQTKQVKDCQTRLNRRWEAFKAMVEDKKHKVDSALSLHNYDLECDETESWIKEKTRVIESTQDLGNDLAAVITIQRKLFGMERDLAAIQDKLDFLRNEAQKLVKDHPEHASDILARQEDLDAAWDNLKCTLKNREDSLGEVSKLQTFLQDMDDFQAWLFKTQKAVASEDMPDGLPEAEHFLSLHDAVRGDMDGHEEDYHRVRDTGAAVIQGQEDDPQYQQLEQRLDGLDKGWDELHKMWDSRKSFLDQGLGFQQFMRDAKQAEAILNNQEYTLAHIDKPDTLDGAEKALKKHEDFVTTMDANEEKILSTLQTGQRLVDSGNLYSERVKDKMGSIEDRYNKNRDKAKEVSGKLKDNRELQHFLQNTQDLTLWINEKMLTAQDTSYDEARNLHSKWQKHQAFMAELASNKDWLHNIDKEGQELMESKPEFEPIVTDRLAKLHELWDELESTTQEKARLLFDANRSELFDQSLADVKKWLAKLQQQLQGDVDEEVKDLTSANILLKKHQMTENQVRDRARELEELQEAVQQHASLREDQPELEIEQQTLQRDFQKLLTPLAQRRGKLEAAKAVHQFFRDLADEILWVNERLPMAMSEEHGNNLQTVQLLLKKNQSLQKEIDGHQPRIDEVLERGRRMVAAAEGSPEEEHMSEEMKKLHDVWAKLQDEMAKRRARLYVSNEAQQYYNDADEAEAWIGEQELYMIADEKAKDEQSAMIMLKRHLLLKQVVDDYAYSIQQLADRAQKMLAEEHPDGEAIIRRQGQVDKQYAGLKELAEDRKKKLDHTYHHFLLSREVEDLEHWIAERDVVASSQEMGQDLDHVTILRDKFREFARETGTVGQERVDTVNRIIDDLIEAGHSEAATLAEWKDGVNESWADLLELIDTRAQLLTSSYDLLKYFYDGKELVAQIEEKKNELPEDLGDDFSKAESFHRMHAAFERAISSLGKQVKQFQETATRLYAQYAGDQATAIQATEKEVAEAWNGLLAACAGRRKQLEDTADKFRFFTMVRDLLAWMESIIQQIETQEKPRDVSSVELLIKYHQGIRAEIETRGPKFNQCMEMGRALLERKHKDSAEIKEKLMQLVEKRKEMMLKWDERWEWLRLLLEVCQFARDASVAEAWLIAQEPYVVSRDLGETVDEVEKLLKRHEAFEKSTATWEERFSALERLTTLELLEIRKQQQDIEQYRQEVEKDSRREDTGFAEESSQLYTTEEQSLSGLGVIEPSSVGVDGTAGDSTVPLISEMQESGSSSTSIQVTKETEKAATLPTESSQVQPVLMEGALSRKHEMEGPNKKASNRSWNNIYCVLKPGQLSAYKDAKSFSHSVTYHGEEPLNLTNVSCEILTNYKKKKQVFKLRLEDGSEYLFQCKDEEELQNWTQAIEQAAQAVTEEPVAGPSGVKAQSLPPPSSSTLEVPSTKKEKEKRFSLFAKKK from the exons ATGGCAACTATGACCTCCACCACAGACTTTGACAATGCTGAAATCACTCAGCAGTACAGCCGCATCAACACCCGCTTCGAACTGTCTGACGAAGAGCTCGACAACGACAACAGCTCGGCCAGACTGTTTGAGCGCTCACGCATTAAAGCGCTTGCAG ATGAGCGAGAGGCTGTCCAGAAGAAGACCTTCACAAAATGGGTGAATTCAATATTGGCCAGAGTTAGCAGCCGAATCTCAGATCTCTATCTAGACCTTCGGGATGGGAGAATGCTCATCAAACTACTGGAGGTTCTGTCAGGGGAGAGACTG CCCAAGCCAACCAAGGGCCGAATGCGCATTCACTGTCTGGAGAATGTGGACAAAGCTCTACAGTTTCTAAAGGAACAGAGGGTGCACTTAGAGAACATGGGCTCACATGATATTGTAGATGGGAACCACCGGCTCATCCTAGGGCTTATCTGGACCATCATTCTTCGCTTCCAG ATTCAAGACATTATTGTAGAGACAGGACAAGCTGACCAGACAGGCCGGCAAGAGACCCGCTCGGCCAAAGATGCATTGCTCCTCTGGTGCCAGATGAAGACTGCAGG GTACCCCAATGTAAATATCACCAATTTCACCACAAGCTGGAAAGATGGCATGGCTTTCAACGCTCTCATTCACAAACACAG GCCAGATCTGGTGGACTATGGCAATCTACAGAGGTCTAATCCCGCTCACAACCTTCAGCAGGCCTTTAATGTAGCTGAAAAAAAGCTTGGTGTCACCAAGCTCCTGGACCCAGAAG ATGTATTCACTGAGAACCCAGATGAAAAGTCCATAATCACATACGTTGTTGCATTTTACCACTACTTCTCCAAGATGAAAGCTCTGGCAGTTGAGGGCAAGCGAGTTGGCAAG GTGCTAGATCAGGCCATTGAAACAGAGAAGATGATTGAGAAGTATGAGACACTGTCATCAGACCTGCTAGCATGGATTGAGCAGACCATTAATGTGCTGAACAACCGCAAGCTTGCTAACTCCCTTACAGGCGTCCAACAGCAACTTCAGGCTTTCAACTCTTATCGTACCGTGGAGAAACCACCAAA ATTCCAGGAGAAAGGCAACTTGGAAGTACTGCTGTTTACCATCCAGAGCAGAATGAGGGCCAACAATCAGAGAGTCTACACACCGAAAGAGGGTGCACTGGTGTCTGATATCAACAAG GCATGGGAGCGGTTGGAGAAGGCAGAACATGACCGTGAGCGGGTCCTAAGAGATGAACTCATTAGGCAGGAGAAGTTGGAGCAGATGGCTCGTCGCTTTGACAGGAAGGCAGCTATGAGAGAGACCTGGCTTCAAGAGAATCAGAGACTGGTTACACAG GACAACTTTGGCTATGACTTACCAGCAGTGGAGGCAGCTAAGAAGAAACATGATGCAATAGAGACAGACATTGCTGCATATGAAGAACGCGTTCAGGCACTGGTGGCCCTGTCTAAAGAACTGGAAGCAGAACGATACCATGATGCTAAACGCATTGATGCTAGAAAAGACAATATCTTGAGGCTGTGGGACTACCTGCAGGAACTCCTGAAAGCTCGCAGaggtcgtctagacaagaaccTTACCCTTCAGAGAATCTTCCAGGAGATGCTCCACATCATCAGCTGGATGGATGAAATGAAA AGCCGACTCTTGTCCCCAGACTTTGGAAAACACTTATTGGAAGTGGAAGACTTGTTGCAGAAACATTCATTGCTAGAAGCTGATATAGCAGTGCAGGCAGAAAGAGTTCGATCAGCCAATGCAGCTGCTCTTAAATTTGCCAATGGTGACA GTTATAAACCATGTGACCCACAAGTGATCCGTGATCGGGTACAACACTTGGACCTGTGCTACCAGGAGTTGTGTGCTCTGGCAGCTCAGAGGAAAGGCCGACTTGAGCAGTCGCGACGACTTTGGAACTTTTTATGGGAAATTGCAGAGTTGGAGAGCTGGATTCGGGAAAAGGAGCACATCTTCTCCTCTCTTGACTATGGTAAGGACCTGACCAGTGTGCTGATACTGCAGAGCAAACACAGCGTCTTTGAGGATGAGCTTGCTGCCAGACAGGACAACTTGAAGCAGGTGATGGATGAGGGAGAGAGCATGATTCAGGCCAAGCACTTGGGTTCCCCCAAAGTGCAGCAGCGCATGGATGATGTGCAAAATCAGTGGCAGCAGCTGGAGGAACTGGCTGCCTTCCGTAAACAGAATCTGCAAGACACCCAACGCTTCTTCCAGTTTCAGGGTGATGCTGATGACCTCAAAGCCTGGCTGGTTGATGCTATGCGGCAGATGAGCAGTGACGACGTTGGGCATGATGAGTACACAACGCAGcgactgctcaagaaacaccgTGACTTGAGAGATGAGGCCGCTAAGAACGGAGCCACCATTGACACTCTATCTAAACAGGCCAATGCACTTCCTGAGGAATTAAGGAACACACCAGACATCCAGGGGCGTCTGAACGATATCCGGGATATGTATATTGAGCTTTTGACCCTTTCAGACCTGAGGCAGAAGAAGCTAGATGACACCATGGCTCTTTACACAATCTTCAGTGAGACAGATGCTTGTGAGCTCTGGATGGGCCAGAAGGAGACCTGGCTGGTTGGGCTGGAGACACCAGATAATTTGGAAGATCTAGAAGTTGTACAAAACAG GCTAAGCATCCTTGCTCAGGAAATGGGTAATATGCAGGCTCGTGTTGATAACGTCAATAAAGCAGCCAAACAACTTGAAGACAGCAGACATccacaaacaaaacaagtgaaAGACTGTCAAACTCGTCTCAATAGAAG ATGGGAAGCTTTTAAAGCAATGGTAGAGGATAAGAAACACAAAGTAGATTCAGCCCTCAGCCTACATAACTATGATCTTGAATGTGATGAGACGGAATCATGGATAAAAGAGAAGACAAGGGTCATTGAGTCAACACAGGACCTTGGGAATGACCTAGCTGCAGTCATTACCATTCAGAGAAAGCTCTTTGGCATGGAAAGAGACCTTGCTGCCATCCAAGATAAGTTGGATTTCCTGCGTAATGAGGCCCAGAAGCTTGTGAAGGACCACCCAGAACATGCTTCTGACATACTTGCAAGACAGGAAGACTTGGATGCAGCATGGGACAACTTGAAATGCACCCTGAAAAACCGTGAAGACTCTCTTGGGGAGGTCAGCAAGCTGCAGACATTCCTACAGGACATGGATGATTTTCAAGCCTGGCTGTTCAAGACACAGAAGGCTGTTGCATCTGAAGATATGCCTGATGGTTTACCAGAGGCTGAGCATTTCCTGAGTCTCCATGATGCTGTGAGGGGCGATATGGATGGCCATGAAGAAGACTACCACCGTGTGAGGGACACAGGAGCAGCTGTCATTCAGGGCCAAGAAGATGATCCTCAGTACCAGCAGCTGGAGCAGAGGCTGGACGGTCTTGATAAGGGATGGGATGAGCTTCACAAAATGTGGGACAGCCGCAAGAGCTTCCTAGATCAGGGTCTCGGCTTCCAACAGTTCATGAGGGATGCCAAGCAGGCTGAGGCCATCTTAAATAACCag GAATACACTCTAGCCCACATAGACAAGCCTGACACCCTGGATGGAGCAGAGAAGGCCCTGAAGAAACATGAGGACTTTGTTACCACCATGGATGCTAATGAGGAGAAGATACTCAGCACACTGCAGACTGGTCAGAGGCTGGTGGACAGTGGAAACCTTTACTCAGAAAGGGTCAAAGACAAGATGGGCTCTATTGAAGATAG GTACAACAAGAATCGAGACAAAGCCAAGGAAGTCTCAGGGAAACTGAAGGATAACAGGGAACTTCAGCACTTCCTTCAAAACACCCAGGAT CTTACACTATGgataaatgagaaaatgctGACTGCACAGGATACATCATATGATGAGGCTCGTAACCTCCATAGCAAGTGGCAAAAACACCAGGCCTTCATGGCAGAACTAGCATCCAACAAGGATTGGCTACATAATATTGATAAG GAGGGACAGGAATTGATGGAATCCAAGCCTGAGTTTGAGCCCATTGTCACCGATCGTCTTGCTAAGCTTCATGAATTATGGGATGAGCTGGAGAGCACCACACAGGAGAAGGCTCGGCTACTTTTTGATGCAAACCGTTCTGAGCTGTTTGATCAGAGCCTTGCTGACGTGAAGAAATGGTTGGCAAAATTGCAGCAGCAGCTCCAGGGTGATGTGGACGAAGAAGTTAAGGATCTTACTAGTGCCAACATCTTACTGAAGAAACATCAG ATGACAGAGAATCAAGTTCGGGATCGTGCACGGGAGCTTGAAGAACTCCAAGAAGCTGTACAGCAGCATGCTTCACTTAGAGAGGACCAACCTGAGCTTGAAATTGAGCAGCAGACACTTCAGAGGGACTTCCAGAAGCTCCTCACACCTCTCGCCCAACGCAGGGGCAAGCTGGAGGCCGCTAAGGCAGTGCACCAGTTCTTCAGAGATCTTGCAGATGAGATA CTCTGGGTTAACGAGAGGTTACCAATGGCAATGTCAGAAGAACATGGCAACAATCTTCAGACTGTCCAACTTCTGCTCAAGAAGAACCAA TCTCTTCAAAAAGAGATTGATGGACACCAGCCACGCATTGATGAAGTGTTAGAGCGTGGTCGGCGAATGGTGGCAGCAGCAGAGGGTAGTCCAGAAGAAGAACACATGTCTGAGGAGATGAAGAAGCTTCATGATGTGTGGGCAAAGCTGCAGGATGAGATGGCCAAACGGAGAGCACGGCTCTATGTCTCTAATGAGGCCCAGCAGTATTACAATGATGCAGATGAGGCCGAGGCCTGGATAGGGGAACAAGAACTTTACATGATTGCTGATGAGAAGGCCAAG GATGAACAGAGTGCTATGATCATGCTGAAGCGACACCTGCTTCTGAAGCAGGTAGTGGATGACTATGCATACTCCATCCAGCAGCTGGCAGACCGTGCCCAGAAGATGCTGGCTGAAGAGCACCCAGATGG TGAGGCCATCATCCGGAGACAAGGACAAGTTGACAAGCAGTATGCTGGGCTGAAGGAGCTGGCAGAGGACCGCAAAAAGAAGCTGGACCACACATATCATCATTTCTTGCTTAGTCGTGAAGTGGAGGATCTTGAGCATTGGATTGCAGAGCGTGATGTGGTGGCCTCTTCACAAGAGATGGGCCAAGACCTTGACCATGTGACG ATTCTGCGAGATAAGTTCAGGGAGTTTGCACGGGAGACAGGGACAGTGGGTCAAGAACGTGTAGACACTGTGAACCGGATCATAGATGATCTGATCGAAGCAGGCCACAGTGAGGCAGCAACCCTAGCAGAGTGGAAGGATGGAGTCAATGAGAGTTGGGCAGATTTGCTGGAGCTCATCGACACTCGTGCCCAGCTCCTTACATCCTCATATGACCTGCTTAA GTATTTTTACGATGGGAAGGAGCTGGTCGCTCAGATTGAGGAGAAGAAGAACGAGCTTCCTGAGGATCTGGGAGACGACTTCAGTAAAGCAGAGTCCTTCCACCGAATGCATGCTGCATTTGAAAGGGCCATCAGCTCCCTTGGCAAACAG GTGAAACAGTTCCAGGAGACCGCAACTAGACTGTATGCCCAGTATGCAGGAGATCAGGCCACTGCTATTCAAGCAACTGAAAAAGAAGTTGCGGAGGCCTGGAATGGTCTGCTGGCTGCTTGTGCAGGCAGGAGGAAGCAGCTGGAGGATACTGCGGACAAATTCCGCTTCTTCACCATGGTGAGAGACCTGCTGGCTTGGATGGAAAGCATCATTCAGCAGATAGAGACACAGGAAAAGCCACG AGATGTGTCCTCAGTGGAGCTCCTGATTAAGTATCACCAAGGGATCCGTGCTGAAATTGAGACACGTGGGCCAAAGTTTAATCAGTGTATGGAGATGGGCAGGGCCCTCCTGGAACGCAAGCATAAGGACTCTGCAGAG ATTAAAGAGAAGCTGATGCAACTGGTAGAGAAGAGGAAAGAGATGATGCTCAAATGGGATGAAAGATGGGAATGGCTTAGACTTT TGTTGGAGGTATGTCAGTTTGCCAGGGATGCATCTGTGGCAGAGGCCTGGCTGATTGCCCAGGAGCCATACGTGGTCAGCAGGGATCTGGGTGAGACAGTGGATGAGGTCGAAAAACTGCTCAAGAGACATGAAGCCTTCGAGAAATCCACTGCTACATGGGAAGAGCGTTTCTCAGCACTGGAACGTCTTACAACA TTGGAGCTGTTGGAAATTCGGAAACAACAACAGGACATAGAACAATACAGACAAGAGGTGGAAAAAGACAGCAG GAGAGAAGACACCGGGTTTGCAGAGGAGTCTTCACAACTGTACACCACAGAAGAACAGTCACTG TCTGGTTTAGGAGTAATAGAGCCAAGTTCTGTGGGAGTTGATGGCACAGCGGGGGACTCCACTGTGCCTTTGATCTCAGAGATGCAGGAAAGTGGCTCCAGTTCCACATCCATCCAGGTTACCAAGGAGACAGAAAAAGCTGCCACGCTTCCCACTGAATCTTCACAAGTTCAACCAGTCTTGATGGAGGGAGCTCTATCCCGCAAACATGAGATGGAGGGACCTAATAAGAAGGCATCCAACAG gtcctggaacaacatttaCTGTGTGCTCAAACCCGGGCAGCTCTCTGCTTACAAGGACGCCAAGAGCTTTAGTCACAGTGTCACCTACCATGGCGAGGAACCCCTGAACCTCACCAATGTTTCTTGCGAGATCTTGACTAACTATAAGAAAAAGAAGCAGGTGTTCAAACTCCG ACTTGAAGATGGAAGTGAATATCTGTTCCAGTGTAAAGATGAG GAGGAACTCCAGAACTGGACTCAGGCTATAGAACAGGCAGCACAAGCTGTGACAGAAGAACCAGTTGCAGGGCCATCAGGAGTGAAGGCACAAAGCCTACCTCCACCTTCTTCCTCTACTCTAGAGGTTCCCTCAACcaagaaggagaaggagaagagGTTTAGTCTGTTCGCTAAGAAGAAATAA